A single region of the Gephyromycinifex aptenodytis genome encodes:
- a CDS encoding long-chain-fatty-acid--CoA ligase produces MTNLACNLAESARSRPESIALIQGEESWTYARLNDAAARFGAYLHSKGIEPGDRVAVSLPNIPAFAVTYYGALYGGVIVVPMNPLLRPREVSYYLTDSGTRLMIGLPDSDAMRGAAEAGVDFLAVTDLPAVLGTVQPLAQIVERDDEDTAVLLYTSGTTGSPKGAELRHRNLRTNQRTTGETLLSLEPDDVVMGALPLFHVFGMTCGLNVAIANGVTLALIPRFQPAAVLDLIASEKVTIFLGVPTMYGALLNVDHEADTSSLRLCISGGASMPVELMRAFEEKFHCVILEGYGLSETSPVTSFNHPDAERKPGSIGTPIRGVEMKLMRVDGQPGDVEPGGVGEIAIRGENIMRGYWNRPEATAEAIRDGWFYTGDLARVDEDGYYFIVDRTKDLIIRGGYNVYPREVEEVLHLFPGVAEAAVVGIPHDHFGEEVAAYVAPKPGMSIDPEELAAFVKERVAAYKYPREIRVIPELPKGATGKILKRELPRDL; encoded by the coding sequence ATGACGAACCTCGCCTGCAACCTCGCTGAATCAGCCCGTTCACGGCCGGAGAGCATCGCTCTCATACAGGGGGAGGAGAGCTGGACCTACGCACGTCTCAACGACGCTGCTGCTCGTTTTGGCGCCTACCTCCACTCCAAAGGCATCGAGCCTGGTGATCGGGTGGCGGTGAGCTTGCCGAATATCCCGGCGTTCGCGGTCACCTACTACGGGGCTCTCTACGGCGGAGTCATCGTGGTTCCGATGAACCCGCTGCTGCGCCCCCGGGAGGTGAGCTACTACCTCACGGACAGCGGCACCCGTCTGATGATCGGCCTGCCTGATTCTGATGCCATGCGCGGCGCAGCCGAGGCCGGTGTGGACTTCCTCGCCGTCACAGACTTGCCCGCGGTCTTGGGCACGGTGCAGCCGTTGGCACAGATCGTCGAGCGTGACGATGAGGACACTGCCGTGCTGCTGTACACCTCAGGCACCACCGGCTCGCCCAAGGGCGCTGAACTGCGGCACCGCAACCTGCGCACCAACCAGCGCACCACCGGGGAGACCTTGCTGTCCCTGGAGCCCGACGACGTCGTTATGGGGGCTTTGCCGCTGTTTCACGTCTTCGGGATGACCTGCGGGCTGAACGTGGCGATCGCCAACGGGGTCACCCTTGCGCTCATTCCCCGCTTCCAGCCGGCTGCGGTGCTCGATCTCATCGCTTCCGAGAAGGTCACCATCTTCCTCGGCGTGCCGACGATGTACGGCGCCCTGCTCAATGTCGACCACGAGGCCGACACCTCCTCGCTGCGATTGTGTATCAGCGGTGGGGCCTCCATGCCGGTGGAGCTCATGCGTGCTTTCGAGGAGAAGTTCCACTGCGTGATCCTGGAGGGCTATGGGCTGTCGGAGACCTCGCCGGTGACCTCCTTCAACCACCCCGACGCCGAGCGCAAACCCGGCTCCATCGGAACGCCCATCCGCGGCGTGGAGATGAAGCTCATGCGGGTTGATGGCCAGCCCGGCGACGTCGAACCCGGCGGGGTGGGCGAGATCGCGATCCGCGGCGAGAACATCATGCGCGGGTACTGGAATCGCCCCGAAGCCACCGCGGAGGCGATTCGCGACGGCTGGTTCTATACCGGCGACCTGGCGCGGGTCGACGAGGATGGTTACTACTTCATCGTCGACCGCACCAAGGACCTCATCATCCGCGGCGGGTACAACGTCTACCCGCGCGAGGTCGAAGAGGTACTGCACTTGTTCCCCGGCGTTGCCGAGGCTGCTGTCGTGGGAATCCCGCACGACCACTTCGGCGAGGAAGTGGCGGCCTATGTCGCCCCCAAGCCCGGGATGAGCATCGACCCCGAGGAGCTCGCGGCGTTCGTGAAGGAGCGGGTGGCTGCGTACAAGTACCCGCGTGAGATCCGGGTGATCCCGGAGCTTCCCAAGGGCGCCACCGGGAAGATCCTCAAGCGGGAGTTGCCACGCGACCTCTGA
- the alr gene encoding alanine racemase, whose protein sequence is MLYKTHARVDLEAIRHNLRGIRAAVGASRKVLMAVKANAYGHGAVPVCRAVEAAGLADWFGVATVPEAIELRRGGIHAPILKLSHAFDDELDAAIAAEVTLSLVSEPTALAAEAAAARMGGTPVPVHLKIDTGMGRIGVAPQDAAAVARLIESECPHLHLQGIFTHFPASDTPEQAEFTANQIARFAASLEQVQAAIGREVELVHAANSGGVLAHEESWFTMVRPGIMAYGYYPDESTPRTIDLQPALTWATQVSFLKRVEAGTSVGYGRTWAPRRPTWIATIPVGYADGFDRHLSNRGQVLIGGRAYPVVGRVCMDQTMIDVGADPQVQVGDEAVLLGVSGSQRYTAQDMAQDLGTISYEITCSLAPRVRRLYI, encoded by the coding sequence ATGCTGTACAAGACCCATGCGCGCGTCGATCTGGAAGCGATTCGTCACAACCTACGCGGCATCCGCGCTGCGGTCGGCGCGAGTCGCAAAGTTCTGATGGCCGTCAAAGCGAACGCTTACGGGCACGGCGCAGTACCCGTATGCCGGGCGGTCGAAGCCGCCGGCCTTGCGGACTGGTTCGGGGTGGCCACCGTGCCCGAAGCCATTGAGTTGCGCCGGGGTGGGATCCACGCGCCGATCCTGAAGTTGTCGCATGCCTTCGACGACGAGCTCGATGCAGCCATCGCGGCTGAGGTGACGTTGAGCCTCGTCAGCGAGCCCACCGCGCTGGCCGCGGAAGCTGCGGCTGCGCGGATGGGGGGCACCCCCGTCCCGGTGCACCTGAAGATCGACACCGGAATGGGCAGGATCGGGGTGGCACCCCAGGACGCGGCAGCGGTGGCGCGGCTGATCGAAAGCGAATGTCCGCACCTGCACCTGCAGGGGATCTTCACGCACTTCCCGGCCAGCGACACCCCGGAGCAGGCTGAGTTCACCGCCAATCAGATAGCGCGTTTCGCCGCCAGCCTCGAACAGGTCCAGGCGGCGATCGGGCGCGAGGTGGAGTTGGTGCACGCCGCCAATTCCGGCGGTGTGCTGGCCCACGAAGAGTCCTGGTTCACCATGGTGCGCCCCGGAATCATGGCCTACGGCTATTACCCCGATGAGAGCACGCCGCGCACCATCGACCTGCAACCTGCGCTGACCTGGGCTACCCAGGTGTCTTTCCTGAAGCGGGTCGAGGCGGGAACCTCCGTCGGGTACGGGCGCACCTGGGCACCACGTAGACCCACCTGGATAGCCACGATCCCCGTCGGTTACGCAGACGGCTTCGACCGGCACCTGTCCAACCGCGGTCAGGTGTTGATCGGCGGCCGGGCCTACCCCGTGGTTGGGCGGGTATGCATGGACCAGACGATGATCGATGTCGGCGCCGACCCGCAGGTGCAGGTAGGGGATGAGGCTGTACTGCTGGGGGTCAGCGGCTCGCAGCGTTACACCGCTCAGGACATGGCGCAGGACCTGGGCACCATCTCCTACGAGATCACCTGCTCGCTGGCTCCGCGTGTGAGACGTCTCTATATCTGA